GCGCAGCTCCATGACCTGTCCAAGCAAAACGAGAACGGTGATGGACGCGCTGACCTCAAAGTAGACGTCAGGTCTTCCCATGCCGCGAGCGATCACCGGCAGCAGGCTCTGTGGCAGGACTGTCACGACCAAGCTGTAAAGAAAAGCGACGCCCGTACCCATCGCGATCAGAGTGAACATGTTGAGATTGCCAGTGCGTAGCGAGTTCCATCCTCGCTGAAAGAAAGGGGCGCCGCCCCAGAGGACAACCGGAGCAGCCAGCACGAGCTGCAGCCACGCTGAAACTCGTGTCATGTCGAACTCGTGCAGCCATCCTGAAGTGAGCATTCCGCCCATACTGATCGCCAGCAGAGGCACGGTGAGAGCCAGGCCAATCCAAAAGCGCAGACGCATGCTCCGAAGTTCGCTGTCGTCCTCCTCGACAGAGCTGGTCGCAGCAACACGCGGTTCGAGCGCCATGCCACAAATTGGACATGCTCCTGGCTTGTCGGAGATAACCTCAGGATGCATCGGGCACACGTACTCAGTCTTGGTGGTGCTGAGCAGTTCCGGCTCCAGAGCCATTCCGCATTTGGGACAAGAGCCCGGATCAACCGAGATGACCTCCGGATCCATTGGGCAGAAATACTTGCGTGAGGCTCGCGGCGCAGAACGTGCCTTTTGGTCAAGCGATAGTTCAGGGGGACGACCTGGGATTCTGCCTAACTGTACTAGTTCAGCAGGAGACTCCTTCGGGTCTGCGTTGAGATACTTCTCAGGGTCGGCCGTAAATCTTTCTGCGCAAGAGCTGCAGCAAAAAAAGTAGTGCCTGCCTGCATGCTCGCGGCTGGCACGAGCTTGCGCAGGATCAACCTGCATCCCGCACACAGGATCAACTACGGAGTCCGCTACCGGCTTCAATTCTCTTTGCATTCTGTGATCTATGACCCAGTCAGGATCTTGTATTGCTCATCGGTGAGCGGCACGACGCTCAGGCGGCCTTGGCGCACCAGCGGCGAATCCGCAAACGCCTTCTTCTGCTTGATGTCTGCCAGGCTCAAAGGTTGCGTAATCGGCTTGCCGGCTTTGATTTGTACTCGGGGATTTTTTGCGTCGGATGAATCCACTGATACTACGGAAGCGGTGCCTACAGCTCGTTTTTCATCGCCGGTGTGATAGATCACAAGGTGATCGCCACTTTTCATGTTGCGAAGGTTTCTGACTGCCACCGGATTGGTTACACCATCCCAAATGGTGGTCTGTTCGCGCTGAAGGTCAGCAAACGAGTAAGCGGAAGCCTCGGTTTTTAGGAGATAGTTCATTGGTAGTCTCTCTCAGAGGTGTTTGTGAGTACCATATACCGGCACTGCGGAATCGCCCAAGACTGGACCGGGTTCCGAATATACAAACTCGCGAGTACATCTTCTTGCTGTTAAGTTATTGCTGAGTCTTTGAGGAGAACGCCTGAATGACGCAGCTCGACGTAGCTTTCCGTTACGGCACGCCGCCGGGAGAAAACGAATTGCGCGCTCTGACCTACGCGCGCGACGTTTATGGCGTAAGAAAAATTGAGTTTGATGAAGCCCAGCAGATTGTGCGCGTGGAATATGACGCTTCGCGCCTTAGCGAGGAAACCGTCGCAGCAATCCTGCGGCGCGCGGGCATGGATCTTCGAGAGAAGATTCAGCTCGTTTGAGAGTGGCTATCTGCGCTAGGTAAAAGAGTTGCCCAAAAGCAAAGAGACGCTCAAGAGATCCTCTGGCCGAGTAAGTCTCAAGAGCGTCCCGTTGCGCGCCACTTCGTCTGTTACGGGATAAAGCATCCTCGATGCCAACCAGCCAGCCATTCAAAATGCAGGACTTAGCGATGGCCGGGGCCGTCAGAGTCGGTAAAGTTTTCTGGAACTCGAAAGACTTAGTGTAGGTTTTTCTCGGGCGGTGCAATGGAAATGCCACACTCTAAATGTGAAAAATGTTTGCTCTGGCGCAACGTGCCCGAACAGCATTTATTCACAAGTATTGAGGCAACGTCAGCGACCGACTGGACGTATCACTCTGCTATAATTTTTTTGTCTGCAAGAACCTCTTTTCTTCTAAGTTTCATTGCGCAAACCGCGCCCTTAGCTCAGTTGGATAGAGCGTCTGACTACGAATCAGAAGGTCGGGAGTTCGAATCTCTCAGGGCGCGCCATTCGCTAATTTGCACCCAATTTCATTCCCCTCGTAGGTGCAAAAACTTACTTCAGGTAAACGTCCCAAGCCGGAGGGACGAAATCTGTTACCTAAGTACCGGCTCACGTTTCGAACTCACCCCACAAGCGCCTTTCTCTGTTTTCCGGGACAACCGTGCATCTTCGAATTACAACGCTATGGAGTTTAAGCTGGAACGTCGCTTCTCGCGTGGCCTGATGCTTCGCGGATCATACACACTGAGTCGTGGATGGGATGATGCATCAGAGGTGTACCAGATCACGCCAATCAGCCCTTTTCCGCAGGACCAATTGAATGCCGGTAATGCGCGTAAGGGAGAGCATGGGCTGTCGGCGTACGACGTGACTCATCGTTTCGCGATTGCTTACGTGTATGAGGTTCCCGGATTCTCATCCTCGAACAATTTGCTGAATCACATCGCTTACCTGACTCGCGGATGGCAGTGGTCGAGTACTGCGTCTCTGCAAAGCGGACTGCCGAATACACCATTCGTCGGCGGAATCGATACAAACGGAGATGGCAACGCTCTTAACGGACGTCCGAATGTCGGGAATCCCAATGCACCTGCTGGTACCGCTGCCATCGATGGAGCGTTTCTCGGAGCGCCGTTTGCGCCGGGATATCTCTACGACGCATTCAGCGGCTTACCCACTGATGCATCGCAGGTTCGCTGGCTAATCCAACCTGGCATCGGCAACATACAGCGCAACGGCTATCGTGAGCCGGGCATTGTGACCTGGAACACGAGCATTGCCCGTAACTTCCGCGTGCCATACCTGGGGGAGAAGAGTTCATTCCAGATTCGCGCAGATATGTTCAACGTCCTGAATCATGCAAATGAGTCTGCGGGGCTTGATATGAACGTACTCGATGTCCAGGACCCGCCGAATGCAGCGGCTCCGTATTTTGGAAACCCACACTACGCTCGTACGGGTGCTCGAACTATGCGCTTGGCCGCGAAATTCACCTTCTAGACGCAGTGCATCTGAGCAAGGCCAGCCAGCTGGCTGGCTTTTTCTTTGGGCTGAAATGTCTCCGCGAACCCACCGGAACCCTGCCAAAGAACTTCAACGACAAGTTGCGTGATGTCGTCCTCCGTCTCTCAACCAACCGCAATTCGCGCTGCTGAATGCGTCTGGAAGTCCCTCCTGTCCCGCTCAGACTTTTTCGTCCGTTTCTCCTGAATCGGGCGTAACATTAAGCGAGAAAGCAGGTTCGTCGCTTCGGATTCGAGTAGGGGGCACGCTTATGACACGCTCCACCCGCATTACCCTCGTACTTCCGCTGGTTTTTGCATTCTGTTGCACGACGGCGGCACAGCGTCCAAGCGGCGGAGGTGGTGGCGGAACTCCTTCGGGAGGAACGCGAACCAATACACCTGGGAGCACAACGACTCTTCCTCAACCCAGCACCGGATTCCCCAACACTCAAACCGAGAGGCAAATCCTTTACATTTCCGGAAGCGTAGTCCTTCAGGACGGAACGGCGCCTCCTGAACCAGTCGCGATTGAGAAAGTGTGCGGCGGTTCAGCGCATAAAGAGGGTTACACCGACTCCAAAGGACATTACCAGATTCAACTGGGGCAGAATTTTGAGCTACAGGATGTTTCGGAGAGCGGCGGCTCGGGCGGGTTCGGGATGGGAAGCCGTTCCGTCACGGGAAATCCGGGCAGCGGATTGGGCGGAGTTAATCCCCGCGAGTTGATCGGCTGCGAGCTCCGGGCCATGCTACCTGGGTTCCAGTCCAGCACCGTAATGATTCGTGTCGAGGGCAGCTTCGGTGAAATACGGATGGACACCATTACCATGCAGCGCCTTGGAGGAGGCAGCGGCACGACAATCAGCCTCACAACCATGCAGGCGCCGAATAACGCAAAGAAGGCTTACGAAAGGGCGCAGAAAGCAATTTCCAAGGAAAACTTCAAGGACGCCGAGAAGGAACTCGACAAAGCTGTACTGGAGTTTCCCAAGTTCGCAGCGGCGTGGGCGCTGCTTGGCATGATTCACCAGAGTTCGAAACAACTCGACCAGGCGACTAAAGACTACTCGCAGGCCATTGCGTCCGATCCCCAATATGCGAAGCCATATTTCGGTTTAGCGGTGATTGCTGCGAACCAGCAAAACTGGAAGGATACGATCCGCTTCACTGACCAGGTGAACAGACTCGCCCCACTTGCATACCCAGAAGCGTACTTCTTTAGCGGAGTCGCAAGTTTCAATTTGGGCAAGATGGATGATGCGGAACGCAATATTCGCAAGTTCTTGTCGCTCGACAACGAGCATAGGAGACCGATGGCGGTTCTCTATCTTGGCGATATCCTTGCGCGGAAACAGGATTTTGCGGGCGCCGTACAACAGGCCAAAGCTTATCTGGCCATCGCACCCAATGCTCCAAATTCACCAAGCATTCGGGAGAAGCTCAAACAGCTCGAAGAACTGAACAACACTCCTCCGAAGCAATAGATACGCCCACACGGGAGTACCTGGGCGGCCGTCACTCCCGAGTCTTAGTGTCGATTTGGAACGCGCTTAGGCAGAATTCCCGTTACCAAAGTGCCCTCTGATCCTGTTTTCGCGTTCTCATCTGCCGCTCATCCAGCTTAAGTAACAGAAGGCAGCAAAAGCTCGCCGCCCGCTTTATCAGATCCCTAATTGGAGTAAATCTGGATGTTTGAGAACAACAAGCTACTCGACAGCCTTTGCTTCCGGATCGGCGTACATACTGCCGCCTTCTGGAGCTGGATCGCCGCCTGTTGCCTCCTTCTTAGCGTTCGGTAGTTGCTTCTTTCAAGCTGCTGAACTCGCAATTCAACATCAATCCTAATAACGTTTCTTGGTACCTCTAAGTAAGACGACAGAGGAAGCACGCTCGTGCTTCCTCCCTCTTTTTTAACAATTCCCTTTCTGAACTTAGTGTGCTTTGCGCAGGCAGAACTCTAGCTGAGAACGCTGCTCTCGACTTTCAGGCGGTACTTGCGAGTTACCGAGCGCTCCCCATGGGTTGCGCGCACGAACACAACTGGATCGCGCACATCTCCGTCCAGTTCTTCGAGGTTCAACTCGATGGCCACGCGCCCATCAGCCTCGCTCACTGACTGCGAGTGAATCGGCACACCAGCCGGATATTGCAATCGCGAGGTGACTAGAGCTCCATCTACGGCAGCACCGGCATCGCTGACCAACAACCGCATGGTCAGCCTTTTGCTCGCGACCGGTTCATCAGAATTCAGCCACGTAACAGCGAGACTCACACCCTCAGCATCGCGGATTTCCGTCTGATCGCGAAAGAATTGCTCGATCGAACCGGCTTTGATTACCTCGAGCACCTCGCGATGC
This genomic window from Terriglobales bacterium contains:
- a CDS encoding EVE domain-containing protein; protein product: MNYLLKTEASAYSFADLQREQTTIWDGVTNPVAVRNLRNMKSGDHLVIYHTGDEKRAVGTASVVSVDSSDAKNPRVQIKAGKPITQPLSLADIKQKKAFADSPLVRQGRLSVVPLTDEQYKILTGS
- a CDS encoding tetratricopeptide repeat protein encodes the protein MTRSTRITLVLPLVFAFCCTTAAQRPSGGGGGGTPSGGTRTNTPGSTTTLPQPSTGFPNTQTERQILYISGSVVLQDGTAPPEPVAIEKVCGGSAHKEGYTDSKGHYQIQLGQNFELQDVSESGGSGGFGMGSRSVTGNPGSGLGGVNPRELIGCELRAMLPGFQSSTVMIRVEGSFGEIRMDTITMQRLGGGSGTTISLTTMQAPNNAKKAYERAQKAISKENFKDAEKELDKAVLEFPKFAAAWALLGMIHQSSKQLDQATKDYSQAIASDPQYAKPYFGLAVIAANQQNWKDTIRFTDQVNRLAPLAYPEAYFFSGVASFNLGKMDDAERNIRKFLSLDNEHRRPMAVLYLGDILARKQDFAGAVQQAKAYLAIAPNAPNSPSIREKLKQLEELNNTPPKQ